The window TCAGAGCGCCGCGCAGGGCGGGCAGCAGATCGCGCACCTCGTGCTGCGGCATGCCCGCGCGCCAGGCATCCGCGAGCAGGCAGATCCACAGCGGCGTCGAGTCGACGCTGCCGTAGTATAGCGGGGGGAGCACGATCCCTTCGCCAGGGATCTCGAGGGCCGATCCGCGCAGCTCGTGCAGGATCTTGCCCGGCTCCTGCGCGGTGGCCGGGTCGTCGTGCTCTCCCTGCAGGCGGGCCAGCACGCGCAGGGTGGAGGCGGCCAGCCGCACGTCGAGGGGGAGCGCGAGCCGCGCCGCCCAGATCGAGTCGCGGCCGAAGAGCGTGAAGAACCACGGCGCACCGGCCGCGTAGAACTCATCGTCGGGGGCCCCGGGGAGGGCGAGCCGCAGGGCGTCCAGGTCTCCGAGCGCGGTCTCGAGCCATCGAGCGAGGCGGGGGTCGGGGGCGGATGCTGCGACGGATGCGGCGTTCCAGGGTGGGGCCGATGTCGCCGCCTGCACGACGAGAGCGGGGTCGGCGAGCTCGATCGACCACTCGACGCTCGCGCTCCCGCGCGGCTCGAGGTCGAGGTGCCATGTCGCGACGATCTCGCCGTCGTCCTGGCCGACGCGGGCGCCGGGGGCGGAGAGCGTGAACGAGGGGGATCCGCCGGTGACGGTAGCCGCCGCATCCGCCACCTCCACACGGGTCTCGCGCGGGCGGTCGACGCCCGACTTGACCTCGTGCAGCAGCGCGAAGTCGGGGGTGAGTCGCAGCTCGAGGTCGGTCACCCGCGCCTCGGCGATCTGCGAGCGGAGGGTCCACGTCTCGGTGAGGCGGCCGGCGTGTACACGGCGCTCGCGGAGGATGCGCACCTTCGGGTCGGGGGCGGGGTCGTCCAGACCCCGCAAGAGCCCGCCGAAGACGACGCGCGAGGGACCGTCGGGTGCGACCGAGATCCACTCGATCGTCGACCCCTCGCACGTCAGCGCGAGGGCGCGGAGGTGCCGCACGTCGCCGTGGTAGACGCCGTCGATGGCCGCGTCGCCGATGTCGCCGCCGCGCCCCGACCAGACCTGGGTGGGGGCGCGCAGCGCGATGATCGCGTCGCTGAGCAGCGGCTGCAGCGGCCTCGGCGGAGCCTCGGCGCGGTTGTCGATGTCGGTGATGGGGTGCGTCATTCTTTGACGGCTCCTTCGCTGGAGTTCATGATGCGGCGCTGGAAGATGAA is drawn from Microbacterium hatanonis and contains these coding sequences:
- a CDS encoding glycogen debranching N-terminal domain-containing protein, whose amino-acid sequence is MTHPITDIDNRAEAPPRPLQPLLSDAIIALRAPTQVWSGRGGDIGDAAIDGVYHGDVRHLRALALTCEGSTIEWISVAPDGPSRVVFGGLLRGLDDPAPDPKVRILRERRVHAGRLTETWTLRSQIAEARVTDLELRLTPDFALLHEVKSGVDRPRETRVEVADAAATVTGGSPSFTLSAPGARVGQDDGEIVATWHLDLEPRGSASVEWSIELADPALVVQAATSAPPWNAASVAASAPDPRLARWLETALGDLDALRLALPGAPDDEFYAAGAPWFFTLFGRDSIWAARLALPLDVRLAASTLRVLARLQGEHDDPATAQEPGKILHELRGSALEIPGEGIVLPPLYYGSVDSTPLWICLLADAWRAGMPQHEVRDLLPALRGALTWLRESGDSDGDGFLDYIDRLGTGLANQGWKDSGDSIQWRDGRLAEGPIALCEVQGYAYEAALAGADLLDAFGDGTDDTAALRAWAADLKARFAEAYWVETPEGRYPAIALDHAKHPVDTLTSNIGHLLGTGILDADDERRVADLLLGPSVSSGFGIRTMSTGAAGYWPLSYHGGSVWVHDTAIAVHGMLRAGLGDQARTVVDGLLDAAEGFAYRVPELHSGDPSTETTVPTPYPAACRPQAWSAAAAVTCLQALKR